Proteins found in one Triticum urartu cultivar G1812 chromosome 4, Tu2.1, whole genome shotgun sequence genomic segment:
- the LOC125554671 gene encoding OPA3-like protein: MAMVVGCVPPPPMNREEQDVGYPQAQPWWSTRGRERAWVASVDEANHRLATNMQRQLIGRATDIHIRPLNEEKAIQAATDLLGELFIFSVACGAIIFVVHRSGNSEARKEEARNKALEEIKEKMEELEREKQMMKLRVAEVEQVTGAGGGWPWVLPRAFTSGAAQAEPEPEPAAQQPTAA; encoded by the exons ATGGCCATGGTGGTCGGATGTGTGCCACCACCTCCCATGAACAGGGAGGAGCAGGATGTTGGG TACCCGCAGGCTCAACCATGGTGGTCAACACGGGGACGTGAGCGTGCATGGGTGGCGTCTGTGGACGAG GCAAACCATCGTTTAGCAACAAACATGCAGAGGCAGCTTATTGGACGTGCAACTGACATTCACATTAGGCCCCTGAATGAAGAGAAAGCTATTCAAGCTGCTACAGATCTTCTTGGTGAACTGTTCATTTTCTCG GTTGCTTGTGGTGCAATAATCTTTGTGGTTCATAGAAGTGGCAACTCAGAAGCCAGAAAAGAAGAGGCCCGTAATAAGGCACTGGAG GAAATAAAGGAGAAGATggaggagctcgagagggaaaAGCAGATGATGAAGCTGAGAGTGGCCGAGGTGGAGCAGGTAACCGGGGCAGGGGGAGGGTGGCCGTGGGTTCTTCCAAGGGCCTTCACTTCCGGCGCTGCCCAGGCAGAGCCAGAGCCAGAGCCAGCAGCTCAGCAGCCCACGGCTGCTTAG